AGAATAACGGATAACTGTCCTACGGGGACACACCACAGGAGGTTCATATGAAGAGTGCAACACTGGTCAAAAACATGGGGATGAGTTTGATGGTTTGCGGGATAATACTCGCCCATCCCTTCTCCCTTGCCGCCCAGGAGGCCACCCAAGCGCAGCAAGAAAAGCCAGCGGGAAAAATGGGCATGCCGGGCATGATGGGCAAAGAGCACATGCCGGGCATGATGGCGGAGATGCAACAGCGTCATGAGCAAATGGAGAAGATGCATCAGGAGATGACGCAGGAGCTGCAGAAGCAAATGACCGCTCTGCGCGAGCATAGCAAAGCGATGGAAGGGATGAGTGATGAGAAGCAACTGTTCGGCGAGATGAAAAAACATCAGCAGATGACCGACGGCTTGTTGGGAACCATGCTGGAACAACGCGAGAAGATGCACGCCCGGATGCAAGCACATCACCAACGGATGCACGGTCGGATGGGGAAGGAACAACCAGCAGAAGGAAGTGGAACCGAACCGTCAGGAGAACATGAGCAGCACCACGGCAAGTGAGCAACCCTAAAAAGTAGTCCGCTGTGCTGATGGTTATGTGTTCATATCTGGCACAAACGCTACGAAGGAGGAGCGATGAAGGTCTGGCATCTGACCCCTGAGACTCCGCGCACGCCGTATCATCTCAATGCCGGCGAGCGAGCGACACTGCGGATTGGCACCTATCCGATCGAGCCTGGCCATACCGTCTGGGTGGACGTGCGCGTCTTTTCTAGCCGAGGCGAGCGCCAGGACCGTGTTGCGGCGCGTTGGCAACGAAATGAAGACAACAACAGCTACTGGGGAGCGGAGATTGGGCCGTTTGCCGATGCTGACCGCGTCCTCTACCGCATCCACGCGCGCCACCTGATGGACGAAGTCCAGACGCCGCTGGCGGAGTTCACTGTGGGTCCCAAAATTCACCTCGCGCTGCTGTGGCACATGCATCAACCCCTCTATCGTGACCTCAGCCGGACCGACCCGAAGGGAGCGTATCCTGTGCCGTGGGTGCGGCTGCACGCCTTGCGGGATTACTACCCAATGGGCGCGCTGGTCAAAGAGTTTTCCGAGGTCCACCTGACGATCAACCTCGTGCCTTCTCTGCTCTGGCAGGTCGAGGATTACGTTGAACGTGGAGCAACCGACGCCGCTTTGGAATTGACCCTCACGCCAGCAGACGCGCTGTCCGCTGACGAGCGGGAAACGCTGCTCTCGACCTTCTTTGCCGCCGACTGGCATCACCAGATCTATCCCCATCCCCGTTATCGCGCCCTCTTCGAGCAACGCGCGCGCGGTAACGCCTTTAGCATCCAAGACCTACGGGACCTGCAAATATGGTCGAACCTCGCCTGGTTTGGTGTAGAGTTCCGCACAGGCGAGGTGTGCCTGCCAGACGGCTCCGTTGTCACGGTCAAGCGCTTGGTAGAGCAAGGAGAAGGGTTCACACAAGCAGATATTACCGTCATGGTCGAAGAGCAGTACAAAATCCTACGCAATATCGTTCCGCTGTATCGTCAGTTGCAGGACAGCGGGCAGATTGAGATCTCGACGACACCTTTTTACCATCCCATTCTGCCGTTGCTCTGTGATACAAATCTCGCCACGGTCGATAAAGACGGGGCGACACTACCCGAACGATTTTCCTGGCCTGAAGACGCCGAAGCCCAAATTCGGCTGGCGGTTGATTTTTACGCCGAGCGGTTCGGTCGTCCGCCGCGCGGGATGTGGCCGGCAGAGGGAGCCGTAAGCCAGAACGTGGCTCCCTTGTTTGCGCGCCATGGAATGCAGTGGATCGCCACCGATCAGGGCGTGCTCGCACGCTCAGGACAATGGGGCTACCAAATCGATAACCCGGATGTGCTCTGTCAGGCGTACCGTGTCGAGGGCGACGCCAGTCACGAGGCGATCAGTATCTTTTTCCGCGCGACGGCTCCCTCTGATGACGTGAGCTTTCAGTATGCAACACGCCCGGATGAGTGCGTCGTTGCGCAGGAGTTTGTCTCCAGAATACAAACGCGCCTCGCTGCCCGGGTCAGTGATCCAGTCAACCGGATCGTCAGCGTCATTTTGGATGGAGAGAATGCGTGGGGGACCTACCGAGATGATGGACGTCCCTTTTTACGGGCGCTGTACGCCACGCTTGCCGCTGACCCGAGTGTCAGGACGGTGACCTTTCAAGAGTATCTCGACGGTAACCCAGCCCGGCATGTCCGCCCGCATCCGCGAGCCGAGCATCCCCAGGTCTACGACCTGTTTTGCGGGTCGTGGATTGATGAGGCAGGGTCTGCGCCGGGAGTTGATCTCGGCACCTGGATTGGCGAACCAGAAGAAAATCGCGGCTGGCAACTACTCCAGCGGACACGAGAATTTATGGCGAAGACCGGCGTCACGCCAACCAGTCTGCCGCTGGCGTTTGCGGCGTTGTATGCGGCGGAGGGCAGCGATTGGTTCTGGTGGTTTGGCAGTGATCAGGATTCTGGCGCGGACGCAGACTTTGACGACTATTTCCGGACGCATCTTAAAAGTGTCTATCGACTCTCGGCGCAGCCATATCCGAAAGCATTGGATCAACACATCGTGCCTCGGACGGTCGTTTGGAGCTTTACTCGGCAAGTCCCGATAATCTCCGCGCATGACACTCTCACTATTCGTACCAATTGTGCAGGGACGCTCCGTTGGTGGACGGACGACGACCGAACGCTGCGTTCTTCTCCGTTGCAACGCCGGGGCGGTGTCATGGCCGGGCAGTGCGCGTACAGTCTCACATTTGGACCCTTTCCGTCGGAGGTTACAGAGATGGTGTTCGCGTTCGTGTGTGATGGCTGCCGGTGCAACCGCACGGCGCTGTGTTGCCGGGGCGAGGAGCAGCGAGTGACTATTTTACCATAAGATAAGACGAGGCTGGCGATTGGACGATGCACTACCACACGACTCCTCACGTCACGAATCAGTCGTACAAAGGCGCATTCACAGAGATGAACAGCATGTTGCTCACAGAGACCCGACGACACCAGCTCCGCGGAAGCCTGGCGGCACTGCTGTTGGCGTACGTATTCGGCCTCTGCGGTCAATGTTCTCTCGTACACGCCGATTCCTTCCGCCAACAGCTGCCTGAGTCCCATCCTTCCGTTAAGCACTGTCGGCTGCCTAGTGCAGAACCGCAGGCTGCGCATCCGTTGCCCGCGGAGACAGACCATTCGTCGCAGCCTGAGTGTTGCGAGTTGATGAACGCAGACAAAGCGTTCACTCCCTCTCCGATCCCCACGGTTCCATTGCTCGTCCTGTCCATGGCTTATGTTGCGCAAGCTGTTGAGTCGAGGGTACCCGGAGTATCACCCACCCCCCTTCCCTGGGTGGTACGTTCTGCGCTTGCCCTTGCCGTGCTGTTGGTTGCGATCAGTCGATCCATTAGAAATCACTTCGGCGGACCCGGCAGCGGTCTCCGCGTGGTTCCAGGACCGCGTGCCGTTTGCGGTGCGTATTCTTCAGCTCAGTCATGGCCGTCTACTGGGTGGACGCCGCTGTTCGCCGTTGGGGCGCCTGGGCGCTGCAGTATTTTATGAGCATGATGGGAGGCGCGTTTCGCTGTTCACCCTGGCGCTCGATGTGCTCCCTCCTGAAGAACGGAAAGAGCTGCAGATGGACGGCGAGAAGCGACCAAAGTGTGTCGAGACAGGTGACCAGTATGTTCTTTGTCTCGCGTGTGCAGAAGATGCCGTGCGAGCCGTCGTGGCCGAAGGACCAGAGGCGGGCGACATCGCCCGTATGCTGTTTGCTCGCCCTGACAACATGGTCAACGTGATGGAGGACCGCTTATGAAAACGATCGGGGTGTTGACCAGCGGCGGTGATGCCCCCGGCATGAATGCGGCTATCCGGGCCGTCGTGCGTACGGGGGGTGCTCAGGGGTGGACGGTTTTTGGCGTCCGCCACGGATATGCGGGACTGATCGCCGGGGAGCTAGTGTCCTTAGGCGTCCGCGATGTCGGTGGCATTATCCAGCGTGGAGGGACCATACTTGGCAGCGCCCGGTGTCCGGCATTTGAGACCGAGGCGGGACGTCAGCAAGCGGTGCAAACGCTGTCCCGGCACGGAATCGAGGGGTTGGTCGTCATCGGCGGGAACGGATCGCAAGCCGGTGCCTTTGCACTGTCCCAGATGGGATTCCCGGTAGTCGGTATCGCTTCAACCATCGACAACGACCTACTTGGTTCAGATGTCACGATTGGCGTGGATACAGCGCTGAACATTGCCTTGGAGGCGATGGACCGGCTCAAAGTGACCGCGTCATCGCACCAACGCGCATTTCTGGTCGAAGTGATGGGACGGAAATGTGGGTATCTGGCCCTGATGGCGGGGATCGCCGGTGGTGCGGAAGTGATCGTGCTCCCAGAGATCGAAACGGAACCGGAGGAAGTGGCACAGACGCTGCGTGCCGCGTACGACCGCGGGAAAGCTCATGCACTGGCGGTCGTGGCGGAAGGCGCACGCTACAATGCAGAAGCCCTGGCGGCATATTTTCGCGAGCACCAAGAACGCATCGGCTTCGACCTCCGCGTCACGACGCTTGGTCACGTACAACGCGGCGGCGCGCCGACCGCCTACGATCGTTTGCTGGCAACGCGGCTGGGAGCGGGCGCAATTTCGGCGTTGACGCGTGGCGAGACGGGTGTGGTGGTTGGCATGGTCCAAGGGCGCGTGGCGACTACACCGCTTGCCAGCGTTGTCGGCAAGCAAAAGCCACTGGATAGGGAACTCTTCGCACTAGCGAAAGTCCTGGATCAATAATGGGAGGCAGTGGAAGATGGCGAGTGAGTGCATACCGTACCGGGTTGTCGCTATGAAACCTCTGAAACGAGGGAGCATGAGTCCGATGAAGATGAATGAACAGAGACTCTGGGGGATCGTGTTAGCCGCGGGCGAGGGTGTCCGGGTGCGCGAATTCCTCCGGCAATTGTGTGGCGGACAGGGCATCAAGCAGTTTTGCGCGATCACCGGCCGCCGCTCGCTGTTGGAACATACGCTGGCGCGCGTTGAGCGGCTCATCCCCCGTGAACGCATTCTCATTGTCGTCAGTCCGCGCCATCGCACCGAGGTCGAACAACAACTGGCAGATTGGCCTGCGGACAACATTATCTACCAGCTGGCGAATCGTGATACCGCCCCCGGGATCTTGTTGCCGCTCGCGCATGTCTCGCACAGGGATCCGTTTGCGACTGTCGCTATTTTCCCTTCTGACCATTGTATTTTGAAGGAAGCGCCATTCATGGCTGTCGTGCGGCAAGCGGTTGGAGAAGTACAACGCTTCCTGCGGGCAATGATCCTCTTAGGCGTAACCCCGGATCGGGTAGAAGAGGGGTATGGTTGGATCGAGCCGGAGGAGAAAGAGATAGGATGTGAAACCCGGATGGTGCGGCGATTTTGGGAAAAGCCTTCGCTGCTCCGGGCGCAGGAACTCCTGGCTCGTGGCGCTTTGTGGAATACTTTTGTGGGGGTGGCGCAGGTCTCCACGCTATGGCTCATGGCCCGACAACAAGCTCCCGACCTCTATCAGGCGTTCAGTGAGATCCGCCGAGCGCTGGGCACCCCTGACGCACCGCTAGTTACCGAGCGCGTGTACAAAACGCTGCGGGCAGTCAATTTTTCCTCAGAGCTGTGCGAACCGTCGGCGTCATGGCTGCGCGTGTTGCCCGTGCCCGAAGTCGGCTGGAGTGACTGGGGGAGTGCCGAGCGGATCTGCGCGACGTTACAGCAACTCGGAAAAATGGACGATGCGGTCCGGCGCGCATACGTAGCGACTGCAGCATCCCAAGGGGAGATGAGTATCCTCACCTTTTCTGGAGAAGAACAGATCGTAAATGTTGCCTAACCAAGCTGGAAGAAAGACTATACATGTGGAAAAGCAATGGCATTGGCATTGCACTACTATTGTTCATCGCAGTACTCGACTCCTTGCCTTAGCTGGGAGCGAGAAATAGTGGAGGGAAATCGTGACAAAAAACAAGCAACGCAGTAGTCGGCGAATACTCGCGAGCGGGACGGCCAGCCTTGTGGCTATTTTTCTCTTATGGAGCGGGTTTGCGCCAGTCCTTCGCGGGCAAGAACACGTCCCGCCGGCAGAAGATCACCTCACGATCGCCGCTCGGTATCGCCAAGAAGCGGCGGAGACGCGGGAAGCACTCAAGCGCCATCAGATTGCCGCCGACATCTACCGGAAGGGGAGCGAGGAAGCCGCCACGGGATTTAACCCCCAGGGGCGGAAACAGATGGTGCAACATTGTGAGCGGGTGATTGCGCACTATACCAAGACGGCCAAAGAACTCGACACGATGGCCGCGGAACATGAGGCGCTAGCACAGCAGCCCACGAACCCGGGTGCCCGCAAGAACCTTCCCTAATGGGTTTGCTTTTTGCCAGTCCCTCCTCGCTATGCTTTTTGGCGAAGCAGGGCTCGCCCGGCGTTTGCCGGCAGCAGCGGTGCTGACCCCTGAGAGTGACATGTATCGGGTGACGATAAAGCGAGCACGTCAGCCGTACGGTTTGATGATTGCCTCGTGGAAGTATGAGAAGCGAAAGGACCATAAAGCGATGCGTGTCCCGATTTTCTATATGAGCAGTCCTGGGAAACAGTTCTGGTTGACGGATGACCATACGGCGAGTCCGAGCGGAGATCCGGTACTCATCGACGCTACTGGCCGCATCTACTACTCGGCAGAGGTAAGAGGGCTCATATTCGTCACAGCGAGGACCTGTAGTTTTGCCTTTTACGATGCGACGCGACGGGCCGGGTATCGGCTTGAGTGGAGCGAGTAAGAACCGCACCGCAACCGTCAATGCCAACGTGGTCCAGATGCGTTTCCCTTCACCGGCAGATAAAGATTCGGCGGAAAGGTGCGATTCGCACAAACAAGAAAAGAGGTTGGCTATTTTCTCACTTTCGATAATGTAAGATATTGTCTCTCTCCTTTTCTATAGTTTTGCAGAGATCCAGGTTGGTACAAGGCTTGCTCTGTCCCTAGAGACACTCAGGAAACTCATTCAATGGATCGCTTCCTCACAAAAACAGGAAAACAACAACAGCACCTCAATTTGAGTATGGTGTTGTTTCTTGTGAGCTATTCTCTAAGCTTGTGCACGTTGAGTCCTCTGATCCACGCTGACACCGTGCATCGAGGGGGGCAGACACAGCATTCCTCCACAGAGCACTGCGCACGGCCTATTACAGCCCCGCAGACGGCTACTTCACCGACGACCAATCGCAACAGAACGCCCGAGCCCCTTTGTTGCGAACTCCGAAGCGGAGCCAATAAAACAATTCCAGTCTCTTCTGTACAAATTGACATTCCCCCGTTATTTCTGCTCACCCTGTTGCCGTTAGCTGCTGACGAATTAGTCAGAAAAGTTCAGCTATTGCCTATTCTTCAGGCGCCTCACTCTTCTCGCCCACCTCCAGTGTACCTTTTACACGCCACCTTCCTCATTTAACTCTCGACCCTTCCGTTAGCAGAACGACAAGTGCTCCAGCATTTGTTTTTCTATCTATTTTATCAATTGAACACCTGAGCGCAAAACGTCAGGACCGCGGACCGCTTCCGTAGTGACAATGCGCAGAAGGAGAAAGGACGCAAAGGAAATCAGTCGTCGAGGCAGAATCTTTCGAGGGAGAGAGGAGATGTCACATGAGGCAACGTGCAGATACATCGTGATAAGGACAGATCCCAAGACAAGCGTTTGTTGTACATACCGGAGATAGTCACAAGAAGGAAAGGAACTTGGAAATGAAAACGTGGAGAAGTGCTAGTGTCGTGGCAATTGTATTGACTATAGGTGTGCTCGGATACCTGCCCCTTGGCTCAGCTGAGGAAGGGAAAAACATCGCGCAAATGATCACTGCAGCAAAGACGCCGGCAGATCATGAAGCTATTGCGGCTTTTTACCAGGAAGAGAGCGCAAATCTCAAGAAAGAGGCTGAGCAACATGCTGGCGTGGCAAAGAAAGTCGCGAGTGAAGCGGGCGGTCAGTTGCCCTGGGCCAGCCATCATTACGAGTGGGCAGAGCACTGCCGCAAATTGGCCGACTCCCTGGGTCAAGCTGCGCAGGAAGCGCAATCGCTTGCAAAGATCCATGAGAGTATCGCGCAGTCTTCAGAGGCAGGGGGGAAATAGAAGGTAAAGCATAGTGAGGTGAACATCGCTGTTGGACTACGAGTGGACACGAGAACAAACACTCCTCACAAAAGAGGAGTCAATCACAAGAAAGGAACATCACAATGAAGGCGTGGAAAACTCTTGGGATCATGGGGATTGTCTTGGCAGTCGGTGCGCTTGGATACCTGCCTTTTAGTTCAGCCGAGGAAGGGAAAAACATCGAGCAAATGATCACTGAAGCGAAGACGCCAGCGGAGCACGAAGCCATCACCGCGTATTATGAGAAGGAAGCGCAGGAAGCGCACCAGAAACACGCGGAACATCAGAAGATGAGCGACTCGTACGCCACGATCCCGGTGCTGAAAACGAAAACCGGGGCAGTGGCGCACTGCAATACCATCGCCAAGAAGTACCAAGAGATCGCCAAGGAATATGAGACCCTGGCGAAACTCCACAAGGACATGGCCAAGCCGGCCAAATAACCGCGGTCGCGGGCTAGGGAGGAGCCCATCTTTGCGGTGGCCCTCCTCGGCCCCGGCAGGAGGATATCATGAAAGGGCGATTCTTCATGTTGCTTACCGCTGGGGTTGGGTGTGTCTTGCCGATAGGATGCAGTGTCGTCGAAGCACCGCCGGTTACTCAGGCTGGGAAGACGAGAATTGTCGTACGGCTGGGGAGGTTGTGCTCTATCGATGCAGGGACAAACCGCCGCGCCAGATACACTACTGAGGGATCATGCAACCAGCGCTTCCTATTACCGACAAGAAGCAGCGCGCGCACGACAAGCCGCAGAGACGCACGCGACTATGCTCGTGTTGTATCGCGGAGAGCCTCACAAGGCGGGTGCTGGGTCTGGCGTCTCGGCGCAGTCTTCACAGGTGCAGCACTGTGAGCGAGTCGTGCAGTCGTTTCGTGAGGCTGCGGACGCTTTGGACGCCTTAGCCCAAGACCATGACCGGGAGGTGGGCACTCCAATCCCGTCCGTTTTTATTAACCGTGGAAGCGGCAAATGAATCCGACGGTGGTGTGAGGAGGGATGACATGCCGAGTGACCTGAAACTAAAGATTGGCGTGATGGGGTCAGCAACTGGAGAATTGTCAACGTATAGCACTGCCGTGGCCTTCTCCCTCGGTCAAGCTATTGCCCAAGCGGATTGCTACGTGGTCACCGGCGGCTGTCCGGGTCTGCCGCTGGAAGCCGCGCGCGGCGCCAAGGAGGCGGACGGGCTAGTCATCGGTATCTCACCGGGACTGAGCCTCGATGAGCACCTCCACAAATACGGCTCTCCGACTGCCTATCACGACATCTTGATCTTCACCGGCAGTGGGCTCATGGGGCGGGAAGTTGTCAATATTCGTTCCTCTGACATTGTCGTCATCGTAGGTGGAAGTAGCGGCACGCTCGGCGAGTTGGCTATTGCCTACGATGAGGGGAAGCTGATCGGGGTGCTCAAGGGCTCGGGGGGGATCAGCGAGATTGCCGAGGATATTTTGACAGCGTGCAAAAAGGACACGGGCGCACGCGTGATCTACGACACCGATCCCCAGCGACTCGTGGCTAACCTTTTAGAGGTGTATCGCACGGTCCATTACCGCAAACCTTCCTGCTTTTGCCAAGACCGCGCGGACTGTCCATGTTGCGGGCCAGAGGGCAAAGCAAAAGCGGCAGCCAATCATCCCGTGCGTCTTGATGGTGAGCTAATCTCGGGATCACCGGCTGAGAAGAAAGGGGAATCATGAAAAGAGTATGCTCTGTGGTGGGGTTCTGCATATTCGTGTGGCCCTCGCTTTCGCTCGCTGCTTCGCCGCAGCCAAGCGCGGAACAGATCGGGCAGATCCAGAGCGAACTCGAGCGTCTCAAGGAAGAAAACGCTCGCACCCGTACGCGGATGGAGGAACTTGAACGGCAACTCGACGCGGTGCGCAAAGAAAGCGCCGCCAAGAGTGCGGTGTTGGAACAAAAGGTCGAGACTGCTCGTCCGACGACTTCCTCGCTCAATGATGCGCTGACTGGCTACTGGGGCGAGCACCGCTTTGTCATCACGGGGAGCGGCAACGCCCGATACCGCTGGGCGGGACGAGGAGAGGCCAACTCATTTTCTGCCGCAGTCGACCCTATCTTTTTGTATCGACTCTCGGACCGTGCCTTTTTCAAAGCAGAGGTTGAATTCGAACTCCTTGAAAACGGAGAGACCGAGGCGAAACTGGAGTATGCCCAGTTCAACTACCTCCTGAACGACTACACTACGTTAGTTGCTGGGAAATACTTGCTACCGTTTGGCGAGTTTATTGAACGGATTCATCCAGTCTGGATCAACAAACTGGTGACCGAACCGCTGCCGTACCGAGAGGAAGGCGGCTTATTGCCGTTCAGTGAGATCGGTGCGCAAGCGCGGGGAGGGGTCGCCCTCGCTGCTGAATCCGGAGTCGACCTCGATTACACGCTCTTTGTGGCCAACGGACCGCGCTTTGTTTCCGCAGAGCGCGGGGCTGCTTTTGAGACGAACAACTTTGACACGAATAAGAATAAGGCTTTTGGCGCCCGCGTGGGGCTGCGGCCGCTCCCCTTTTCTTGGGACAGTGGGCGCTGGAAGATCGGCACCTCAACATACAATGGTACCTGGGACGCGAAGGACAACCGCTGGGTGTATGCGTGGGGCCTTGATAGTGTCTATCAATACGGAGCCTGGGAGCTGCGTGGAGAGTATCTCAACTTGTTACGCGAGCTACCAGGGGCAGCTGGTCATGAACACCGGGAAGGGTGGTATCTCCAGGGCGCGTACAAGCTCCTGCGCTTTGCGACCGTGCCTATCCTCAATCGCTCTGAGTTGCTCTTCCGCTACGGCCGGCAAAGTCAACCGCGGAATCTGGAAGAAGAGGCGCTGTTTCTGCGGGGCAGCCAATACTCAATCGGCTATGACTACTGGCTGAGCCCGACGATGGTGTGGAAGCTGGAGTATGACTTCGATGAACGGCGGGACCAGCGTAACAACCACGAGATTCTTACTCAGATGGCAGTGGGGTTCTGAACAGGGAGGATAGGGAGATGAGAAACACTCGTACCAGCAAATGGATGTCTCTGGCCCTGCTCCTCGCAGGGTTCTCCGTGAGTGCGCTGAGCTGGGCACAGGACACGCCGGGTGAAAAAAATAAGTCCTTGTATCTCCGTGGGAATGAGGAATGGGGGCAATACTGCGCCAACTGCCACTATGCCATTCCTCCCTCGGATCGCGCCCCCCACGAGTGGGATACGATTATGCAGCACATGCGTGTGGAGGCGAACATGCCGGCGGACAGCGCTCAGGCGCTCTTGGAGTATCTGCGCGCACGGTGAAGAAGAAACAACTAATGGAGGTGTTGGATGAACAAACTGCTCTGGATACTGTTGCTCGCCTTGCTCTGGAGCGCCCCTGGCTCGGGTCATGCCCAGGCCGCCGAGCTCGCAACCGCACAGAAACAGTTCAACAAGTATTGCGCGAAATGTCATGGAGCCGGTGGGCGGGGAGACGGTGAGCAAGCGGCCACGCTGAATCATAAGCCCAAAGATTGGACCAACTGTACCGAAATGGCCAAGATCAGCGACGAAGAGCGTTTCAAAATCACTAAGTTTGGCGGCCAGCAGGTGCATGGACAACAGTGCGAGATGCCCGGCATGGGCAAGGCGCTGAGTGACGACGAGATCCGCGGGCTGGTCGCTCATATTCGCAACTTCTGTCAGCAACCGCCTACTGCGGCAAAGGAGAACTGAGCGTGAACGAGACAGCAGAAGTTTCTATGGTAAACCGTAGAACGCTCTTAGGTCGGTTGATTGCTGGGTTGGCGGCCTTGGGTGGCCTGCTCCTCGGGGTGCCGCTGATTGGGGCACTGATAGCGCCGGCGTTTACGCGACGAGAGACGCCCTGGATCGAGGTCGGCCCGCTCGACGCTTTTCCGATCGGAGATCCTCGACAGCTTGACTGTATCTCCAAAGAAAGAGACGGGTGGATCGAGCAATCCGTACGCCGCTCGGTGTGGGTGGTGCGGAGCGACGCAGAGACCCTCACCGTCTTTAATCCCAAGTGCACCCACCTGAGTTGTGCCTATCGCTGGGAGGCGGACAAGCAGCGCTTTTTTTGCCCCTGTCATGGGGGGATCTTTGATATCACTGGAAAGGTCACTGGCGGTCCACCGCCGCGTCCGCTCGATACTCTCCCTGTCAAAGTGGAGGGCGGTACCCTGTACATCCGCCATTTCCAGTACAAGCTCGGCATTTCCGAGAAAATTCCGGCGTAGGAAGGGATCAGGACAGTGACTTCTGGAAAGAGAACGCGAGCGGGAATAACAGGCTGGCTGGACGAACGCCTGCCGATCCGCAACATGCTCAGCACATTTCTGCAAGAGCCAATCCCCGGCGGCGCGCGCTGGACGTACGTCTTTGGGAGTCTGTGTCTCGTCCTCTTCGGCGTCCAGCTCGCCACCGGCATTGTGTTAGGTTTCTTCTATGCGCCCTCTCCTGACCATGCACTCGACAGCATCACCTACACGTACAACGAGGTCCCGTTTGGACGTGTAGTCTTGGGGATACACCACTGGTCGGCCAATATCTTTATTGTCATGATCGGGTTGCATATGTTGCAGACCTTTCTCTGGGCCGCCTACAAACGGCCGCGCGAGCTGGTGTGGTGGAGTGGAGTGGGACTTTTACTGCTGGTGTTGGGTTTCCATTTCACCGGGTTCACCTTGCCGTGGGACCAGAAGGGCTATTGGGCGACCGAGGTCGGAACCAGTCTGGTTGGTACAGTGCCGTTGGTTGGTGACTTCGCGATGAAGGTGCTGCGCGGCGGGAGCGAACTGGGAGCCGTCACGCTCACGCATTTTTACGCTATCCATGTCCTCTTGTTACCTGCGCTGGTGGGCGGTGCTGTACTTCTCCACCTTGTATTCCTGAGATCTGTGGGACCAGCAGGAGCGTGGGCTCCTGAGCAACCAGCGCACGAATCTTCGAGTTTCTATCCCGACCAAGTTTTCAAAGACGCCATTGCCATCGTTCTGGTCCTGGTCCTTATCGTTGTGCTTGCGTTGTTTGCGTACGAGCCGCCCACCGAGCCCGCAGACTCGACAGACACCACATTTCTCCCACGCCCAGAGTGGAATTTTCTCTTCCTGTTCCAGCTCCTCCGCTACTTTAAGGGATCCTGGGAGTGGGTCGGTACGACGATCCTGCCTGTCGGACTGGTGC
The window above is part of the Deltaproteobacteria bacterium genome. Proteins encoded here:
- the pfkA gene encoding 6-phosphofructokinase, translating into MKTIGVLTSGGDAPGMNAAIRAVVRTGGAQGWTVFGVRHGYAGLIAGELVSLGVRDVGGIIQRGGTILGSARCPAFETEAGRQQAVQTLSRHGIEGLVVIGGNGSQAGAFALSQMGFPVVGIASTIDNDLLGSDVTIGVDTALNIALEAMDRLKVTASSHQRAFLVEVMGRKCGYLALMAGIAGGAEVIVLPEIETEPEEVAQTLRAAYDRGKAHALAVVAEGARYNAEALAAYFREHQERIGFDLRVTTLGHVQRGGAPTAYDRLLATRLGAGAISALTRGETGVVVGMVQGRVATTPLASVVGKQKPLDRELFALAKVLDQ
- a CDS encoding NTP transferase domain-containing protein, yielding MSPMKMNEQRLWGIVLAAGEGVRVREFLRQLCGGQGIKQFCAITGRRSLLEHTLARVERLIPRERILIVVSPRHRTEVEQQLADWPADNIIYQLANRDTAPGILLPLAHVSHRDPFATVAIFPSDHCILKEAPFMAVVRQAVGEVQRFLRAMILLGVTPDRVEEGYGWIEPEEKEIGCETRMVRRFWEKPSLLRAQELLARGALWNTFVGVAQVSTLWLMARQQAPDLYQAFSEIRRALGTPDAPLVTERVYKTLRAVNFSSELCEPSASWLRVLPVPEVGWSDWGSAERICATLQQLGKMDDAVRRAYVATAASQGEMSILTFSGEEQIVNVA
- a CDS encoding LOG family protein encodes the protein MKLKIGVMGSATGELSTYSTAVAFSLGQAIAQADCYVVTGGCPGLPLEAARGAKEADGLVIGISPGLSLDEHLHKYGSPTAYHDILIFTGSGLMGREVVNIRSSDIVVIVGGSSGTLGELAIAYDEGKLIGVLKGSGGISEIAEDILTACKKDTGARVIYDTDPQRLVANLLEVYRTVHYRKPSCFCQDRADCPCCGPEGKAKAAANHPVRLDGELISGSPAEKKGES
- a CDS encoding cytochrome c, which produces MNKLLWILLLALLWSAPGSGHAQAAELATAQKQFNKYCAKCHGAGGRGDGEQAATLNHKPKDWTNCTEMAKISDEERFKITKFGGQQVHGQQCEMPGMGKALSDDEIRGLVAHIRNFCQQPPTAAKEN
- a CDS encoding ubiquinol-cytochrome c reductase iron-sulfur subunit, translating into MNETAEVSMVNRRTLLGRLIAGLAALGGLLLGVPLIGALIAPAFTRRETPWIEVGPLDAFPIGDPRQLDCISKERDGWIEQSVRRSVWVVRSDAETLTVFNPKCTHLSCAYRWEADKQRFFCPCHGGIFDITGKVTGGPPPRPLDTLPVKVEGGTLYIRHFQYKLGISEKIPA
- a CDS encoding cytochrome b N-terminal domain-containing protein; the encoded protein is MTSGKRTRAGITGWLDERLPIRNMLSTFLQEPIPGGARWTYVFGSLCLVLFGVQLATGIVLGFFYAPSPDHALDSITYTYNEVPFGRVVLGIHHWSANIFIVMIGLHMLQTFLWAAYKRPRELVWWSGVGLLLLVLGFHFTGFTLPWDQKGYWATEVGTSLVGTVPLVGDFAMKVLRGGSELGAVTLTHFYAIHVLLLPALVGGAVLLHLVFLRSVGPAGAWAPEQPAHESSSFYPDQVFKDAIAIVLVLVLIVVLALFAYEPPTEPADSTDTTFLPRPEWNFLFLFQLLRYFKGSWEWVGTTILPVGLVLLLVLVPFLDRSKEQNPARRRVVVFSGLGMVAGILFLTALAVVTAPPTAARITDPTIRAGAKVFAANDCASCHKVHGQGGATGPDLSFAGSARETQWLKTYVRDPEKLNPESTMPPFRLTEEELDRLAAYLKSLQ